The Candidatus Nanohalococcus occultus genome contains a region encoding:
- the argS gene encoding arginine--tRNA ligase gives MKKVKQNLADELEEALGAEVNLNDIEVPDGEHGDFAYPAMKAASELGDSPRNIAEKAKDTLEELDFVEKIEIAGPGYVNFFLDKKFYAEKVFETVDSEDMGVEQKDGNALVEFSSPNLAKPMHVGHLRNNVLGDSIQRMMRFAGYDVTSENYIGDWGTKHGQVIYGYKLWGDEQKFHEAPMDHMYELYVKLNQEADEEMQETAREWSKKIEDGDNEAVELWERFRKATIEYNEVDYERMNIHFDRVTGESVVAEHAEELIEEGLEKGIFEKDDDGSVYVEFEDEDLPSTIIKRSDGSTLYLTRDLANIIKRENEGFDYNFYVVATEQNLHFKQLFAVAKQFGVEDIVSEHISYGLLHLEDGSISSSKGNIITLRDVLDEAKEKAEEVDEREIGNAEAVGQGALKYANLSVSRPKDIEFSWDRALSFEGDSGPYLQYSNVRAKSILRKTDADGELAGEFNEEEYRLVKKLGEFPEKVDNAVEARDPAKIANYLSGLSEVFNSFYHSQPVIDSEEEDRKRRVALIENFISVTDKGLDLLGIEALEEM, from the coding sequence ATGAAGAAAGTAAAGCAGAATCTGGCAGATGAACTCGAGGAAGCGCTCGGAGCAGAGGTAAACTTAAACGATATTGAAGTACCGGACGGCGAGCATGGAGACTTTGCCTATCCGGCGATGAAAGCGGCCTCGGAGCTTGGAGACTCACCTCGAAACATAGCGGAGAAGGCAAAGGATACTCTTGAAGAGCTTGATTTCGTTGAGAAAATCGAGATCGCAGGCCCTGGCTACGTCAACTTCTTCCTAGACAAGAAGTTTTACGCGGAGAAAGTCTTCGAGACCGTTGACTCGGAGGATATGGGAGTGGAGCAGAAAGACGGCAACGCCTTAGTTGAGTTCTCATCTCCGAACCTTGCTAAGCCTATGCACGTCGGCCATCTACGGAACAACGTGCTGGGAGATTCTATTCAGCGCATGATGCGTTTTGCGGGCTACGATGTTACCTCGGAAAACTACATCGGCGACTGGGGAACCAAACACGGCCAGGTAATCTACGGTTACAAGCTCTGGGGCGATGAACAGAAGTTCCATGAGGCGCCTATGGATCACATGTACGAGCTTTACGTCAAGCTCAACCAGGAAGCTGACGAGGAGATGCAGGAAACCGCCCGCGAATGGTCGAAAAAGATCGAGGACGGAGACAACGAGGCAGTAGAACTCTGGGAGCGTTTCCGTAAAGCGACCATCGAGTACAACGAAGTTGACTACGAACGCATGAATATTCATTTCGACCGTGTTACCGGAGAGTCCGTTGTGGCCGAACACGCCGAGGAACTGATCGAAGAAGGTTTAGAGAAAGGCATATTTGAAAAGGACGATGATGGAAGTGTCTACGTCGAGTTCGAAGACGAGGATCTTCCCTCAACAATTATCAAACGCAGCGATGGATCCACACTTTACCTGACACGGGATCTAGCGAACATCATCAAACGTGAAAACGAAGGATTTGATTACAACTTCTATGTCGTCGCTACGGAACAGAACCTTCATTTCAAACAGCTTTTCGCAGTCGCAAAGCAGTTCGGCGTCGAAGATATCGTAAGCGAACATATCTCATATGGACTTTTACACTTGGAAGACGGCTCAATCTCTTCGAGCAAGGGAAATATTATCACGCTGCGAGATGTTCTTGACGAAGCCAAGGAGAAGGCAGAAGAAGTTGATGAACGTGAAATCGGCAATGCGGAGGCTGTAGGCCAAGGAGCTTTGAAGTACGCGAACTTATCGGTTTCACGTCCGAAAGACATCGAGTTCTCGTGGGATCGCGCACTTTCCTTTGAAGGAGATTCCGGTCCTTACCTCCAGTACTCGAACGTTCGAGCTAAATCCATTCTACGTAAAACAGATGCAGACGGAGAGCTAGCCGGAGAGTTCAACGAGGAAGAATACCGACTGGTCAAGAAGCTCGGGGAGTTCCCAGAGAAAGTTGATAACGCAGTAGAAGCCAGAGATCCTGCGAAGATAGCAAACTATCTGAGCGGGCTATCAGAGGTTTTCAACAGCTTCTATCACTCCCAGCCTGTGATCGACTCTGAAGAAGAGGATCGGAAACGAAGAGTTGCTCTGATTGAGAATTTCATCTCGGTAACTGACAAAGGCCTTGATCTACTGGGAATAGAGGCCTTGGAAGAGATGTAG
- a CDS encoding type II/IV secretion system ATPase subunit, which yields MSLLGNLKDKLGSNSTKKASDYDMEDLDFDISTEKDVKITQKAEKLADIDVKYPLIKPFAYAHIQWDAEEKEVVYNLEEPNLDEEDQEAFNLIKENLSEKLDVSLSAMKDREKVIGYLEKKIDELLTELGMHLDEKQHKKIMYYIYRDFVGLGKIEPFMHDPYIEDLGCDGTGIPIFAVHSEFGSVKSDVKYEQEQKLKNLVIKLAERAGKYVSYANPLLDGALPDGSRVNASLTEDVTAHGPTFSIRKFKETPFSAINMVDLGTANAEVMAYMWIAEQYQQSYLICGGTATGKTSFLNSIVSFIPPEDKIVSIEDTRELRLPHENWIPSITRSMFGSDSGSDVDMDKLLKESFRENPDYVIVGEVRGEEASVLFQGMSSGHPSIGTMHASGPNDVVKRLVTPPISLSPALVESLDIIIAMTHAKGVENSARRVRDIHEVQKVLGNSQSARTNVVFSWTARNDSHRRRGEPYVFDQISEDYGVSKDKLMEELEQRTKVLQWLKDKGVTEFSEVSEIISEYYKDKESIMKMVNAENSEYSLEDVIDAESRINLSRSNSGLDEDVEPTGSNDLEAAMDVNGDTPIDQKKQVEENPVSDLEKKLRQERKKVENIQERTEEQRDGDESPFKTDEKVEENPFEA from the coding sequence ATGTCGCTTCTCGGAAACCTGAAAGACAAGCTAGGTTCGAACAGTACAAAGAAGGCTTCAGACTATGACATGGAAGACCTAGACTTCGACATCTCGACGGAAAAAGACGTTAAGATAACTCAGAAAGCCGAGAAACTGGCAGACATCGATGTAAAGTATCCGTTAATCAAACCGTTTGCCTACGCACATATTCAGTGGGATGCCGAGGAAAAAGAGGTCGTATACAACTTAGAGGAGCCTAACCTAGATGAAGAAGACCAGGAAGCGTTTAACCTGATCAAGGAGAACCTATCGGAGAAACTGGATGTCTCTCTGAGCGCGATGAAAGACCGTGAGAAGGTTATCGGCTACCTTGAGAAAAAGATCGATGAGCTGCTGACAGAGCTAGGAATGCATCTGGACGAAAAACAGCACAAGAAGATCATGTACTACATTTACAGAGACTTTGTAGGGCTTGGGAAGATCGAGCCATTCATGCACGATCCCTACATTGAAGACCTTGGATGCGATGGAACCGGAATACCTATATTCGCAGTTCACAGCGAGTTCGGATCCGTTAAATCCGATGTTAAATACGAACAAGAGCAGAAACTCAAAAATCTTGTAATTAAACTGGCCGAGAGAGCTGGAAAATACGTTTCATACGCCAACCCGTTGCTTGACGGGGCTTTACCGGACGGTTCCCGTGTGAACGCTTCTCTAACCGAAGACGTTACGGCCCATGGACCAACGTTTTCCATACGTAAGTTCAAAGAGACTCCTTTCAGCGCCATCAACATGGTGGATCTTGGAACCGCCAACGCAGAGGTAATGGCCTACATGTGGATCGCAGAACAGTACCAGCAAAGCTATCTTATCTGCGGAGGAACCGCAACAGGTAAGACCTCCTTCCTGAACTCGATTGTATCATTCATTCCGCCAGAGGACAAGATCGTATCGATCGAGGACACACGTGAGCTAAGATTACCTCACGAAAACTGGATTCCGTCTATCACCCGTTCGATGTTTGGATCTGACTCCGGAAGCGATGTCGACATGGACAAGCTGTTGAAAGAGTCTTTCCGTGAGAACCCGGATTATGTGATCGTCGGAGAGGTCCGTGGAGAGGAAGCATCCGTGCTTTTCCAGGGAATGTCTTCCGGCCACCCTTCGATCGGGACAATGCACGCATCCGGACCGAACGACGTTGTCAAACGCCTTGTTACGCCACCTATCTCTCTTTCACCCGCTCTAGTTGAATCACTGGACATCATCATCGCGATGACCCACGCAAAGGGCGTGGAAAACTCGGCAAGAAGAGTTAGAGACATTCACGAAGTACAGAAAGTTCTTGGCAACTCACAGAGTGCGAGAACTAACGTAGTTTTCTCCTGGACTGCCAGAAATGACTCTCATAGACGCAGAGGCGAACCTTACGTATTTGATCAGATCAGTGAAGACTACGGAGTTTCTAAGGACAAGCTTATGGAGGAACTGGAACAAAGAACGAAAGTTCTACAGTGGCTGAAAGATAAAGGCGTAACAGAGTTCAGCGAAGTCTCAGAGATCATCTCAGAATACTACAAGGACAAAGAATCCATTATGAAGATGGTTAACGCTGAAAACAGCGAGTACAGTCTGGAAGACGTTATTGACGCGGAAAGTCGTATCAATCTTTCAAGATCAAACAGCGGCCTAGACGAGGATGTGGAACCAACCGGTTCGAACGATCTAGAGGCAGCGATGGATGTAAACGGCGATACACCTATCGATCAGAAAAAACAGGTGGAGGAAAACCCTGTCAGCGATCTGGAAAAGAAGCTTAGACAGGAACGGAAGAAAGTTGAAAACATCCAGGAACGTACTGAAGAGCAGAGAGATGGGGACGAAAGCCCGTTCAAAACCGATGAGAAAGTTGAGGAGAATCCGTTCGAGGCATGA
- a CDS encoding RAD55 family ATPase, whose amino-acid sequence MSLERVDSGIKNFDRLLGGGIPKGMTVLVEGEPGSGKSNLGLEYLYRGALKGENGLYISFQDTENEVLRTTTFDWKFKDKVENGEINIEKFDPYRYEKLANMLRNALMENNAERVVLDPVTDLDLYIDTRKDQRKNLLEIKNELKELGCTTLLLAEQEESTELEEEIADGIIQMSLTRDEEGMKRQIYVKKLKGTDFNHSVHRYIFKNDGLKIK is encoded by the coding sequence ATGAGTTTGGAAAGAGTTGACTCCGGTATCAAGAACTTCGATAGACTCCTTGGAGGCGGCATACCGAAAGGAATGACCGTTCTCGTTGAAGGAGAGCCAGGATCAGGTAAATCAAATCTTGGACTGGAATATCTATACCGCGGCGCACTGAAAGGAGAGAACGGTCTTTACATCTCCTTCCAGGATACGGAAAACGAGGTATTACGTACCACAACCTTCGACTGGAAGTTCAAGGATAAAGTGGAGAACGGAGAGATCAACATAGAGAAGTTCGATCCGTACCGGTACGAAAAACTCGCGAACATGCTTAGAAACGCGTTGATGGAAAACAATGCGGAGAGAGTAGTCTTGGATCCGGTTACAGACTTGGATCTGTACATAGATACACGGAAAGATCAAAGAAAAAACCTCCTGGAGATAAAAAACGAGTTAAAGGAGCTTGGCTGTACCACACTTCTTTTAGCCGAACAAGAAGAGTCAACAGAGCTTGAAGAGGAGATCGCAGACGGCATCATACAGATGTCTTTGACGAGAGATGAGGAAGGTATGAAAAGACAGATCTACGTCAAAAAGTTGAAGGGAACTGATTTCAACCACTCTGTACACCGCTACATCTTCAAGAACGACGGTCTGAAGATAAAATGA
- a CDS encoding type II secretion system F family protein, translating to MSSNPFETDKASRVRQAFQAESIGAASNALFGPWIDKNGKYFDDLKEDLNHADMDVLFRTYISKMLFYSFGGFIAGFLGSLTYVLSMDTGLFESLRYLFGIPFAVSLMIFGMLYLYPSQRARKRQKSIEENLPFALNHLAAIATSGIPPSSMFELLSNFDEYGGISEEAEKITRRVNTFGEDLTTALREVADRSPNDDWSDVLYGILSTVQTGGSMEEFLDQKAEEALFDYKMQREKEIERLSTYASFYTAILIAAPVFLVTILSVMNLLGGQVMGFAIRDLMWMGVHVLIPGLNIVFILFLGLKVN from the coding sequence ATGAGTTCAAATCCCTTTGAAACCGATAAGGCCTCACGAGTACGGCAGGCTTTCCAGGCGGAAAGTATAGGCGCTGCCTCGAACGCGTTGTTCGGGCCTTGGATCGATAAAAACGGGAAGTACTTCGATGACCTGAAAGAAGACCTGAACCACGCGGACATGGATGTACTTTTCAGAACCTACATCTCAAAGATGCTTTTCTACAGCTTCGGCGGTTTTATAGCCGGTTTCTTGGGAAGCCTTACCTACGTCTTGAGCATGGACACCGGTCTATTCGAGTCTCTACGTTACTTGTTCGGAATACCGTTCGCGGTATCTTTGATGATCTTCGGGATGCTTTATCTTTATCCCTCTCAAAGGGCGCGTAAGAGGCAGAAAAGTATAGAGGAGAACCTGCCTTTCGCGTTAAACCATCTTGCTGCGATCGCTACTTCCGGTATACCTCCAAGTTCAATGTTTGAGCTGCTTTCAAACTTCGATGAGTACGGAGGGATATCCGAGGAAGCAGAAAAAATAACCCGAAGAGTTAACACGTTCGGAGAGGACCTGACCACCGCTTTACGGGAGGTAGCGGACAGATCGCCTAACGATGACTGGAGCGATGTTCTTTACGGCATACTTTCTACGGTTCAGACCGGAGGAAGCATGGAAGAGTTCCTCGATCAGAAGGCAGAGGAAGCGCTTTTCGATTACAAGATGCAGAGAGAAAAGGAGATTGAACGCCTGTCAACTTACGCGTCTTTTTACACAGCTATTTTGATCGCAGCACCCGTCTTCCTAGTCACAATTCTTTCCGTCATGAACCTGCTTGGAGGTCAGGTCATGGGTTTTGCGATCAGAGATCTGATGTGGATGGGAGTCCACGTACTTATTCCGGGCTTAAACATTGTATTCATACTCTTCCTCGGGTTGAAGGTGAACTAG
- a CDS encoding type II secretion system F family protein, which produces MDRETGYSLKLRNFWREQRDLVTMIAAAAVLGSLIAGFNILNHQNAIHKYSLDEDRRISGDNATSFSFELDNPQLAAETTIDLVFSRGVGSSNPLVVSVNGQEASTIQGETTTVSLDSGILAESNNVTIKRRNFAFSDVTLTDASVTSLTNMQRLAFVALNFSAILLIFTPIGYVKYRQYQRRQRMEQEFPEFLREIVEGTRAGMSLPQAIQNTESEGYNGLEEHIEKMNNQMEWGVPFDKVLSQFGEKTGSPVVRRSVDTIIQAYSSGGNIQDVLESVGDNIRSVKKLKEERQSQLYGEMMTGYIVYFIFIGILIALTNYLLPNLAQASGSFGGSVSLFGSGGSGGSLQENISSYKNWFSTLVYLQSVFSGLIIGKLAEGELRAGLKHTAILFAVGYLSVTFFL; this is translated from the coding sequence ATGGATAGGGAAACAGGCTACAGTCTCAAGCTAAGGAACTTCTGGAGAGAGCAGAGAGATCTCGTGACAATGATCGCAGCCGCAGCAGTCCTTGGAAGCCTGATAGCCGGTTTCAATATTTTGAACCATCAGAATGCTATCCACAAGTACTCGCTGGACGAAGATAGACGTATATCCGGAGATAACGCAACAAGTTTCAGCTTCGAGCTTGATAACCCGCAGTTAGCCGCTGAGACAACAATCGATTTGGTTTTCAGTAGAGGTGTAGGCTCTTCCAATCCTTTGGTTGTAAGCGTTAACGGACAGGAAGCATCAACTATACAGGGAGAGACTACGACAGTTAGCCTAGACTCTGGCATACTCGCAGAATCGAACAATGTAACAATCAAACGACGAAACTTTGCTTTCAGCGATGTGACTTTGACAGACGCCTCGGTGACTTCTCTTACGAACATGCAGCGCCTGGCTTTCGTAGCTTTGAACTTCTCAGCGATTTTACTCATATTCACTCCGATAGGTTACGTCAAGTACCGCCAGTACCAGAGAAGGCAGAGAATGGAACAGGAGTTCCCCGAGTTCCTACGGGAGATCGTTGAGGGAACCCGTGCCGGAATGTCCCTGCCCCAGGCTATACAGAATACAGAATCAGAAGGCTACAACGGCCTGGAAGAGCATATTGAAAAGATGAACAACCAGATGGAGTGGGGAGTACCGTTCGACAAAGTACTTTCACAGTTCGGAGAGAAAACAGGCTCTCCAGTAGTCAGAAGATCGGTTGATACAATTATACAGGCTTACAGCTCCGGAGGTAATATCCAAGACGTTCTCGAGAGCGTAGGAGACAACATTCGATCTGTTAAGAAGCTTAAGGAGGAAAGACAGTCCCAGCTGTACGGAGAGATGATGACAGGATACATCGTCTACTTCATCTTCATAGGCATTCTTATCGCACTGACTAACTACCTGCTTCCGAATCTTGCTCAGGCCTCAGGTTCGTTCGGCGGATCGGTCTCACTTTTCGGAAGCGGAGGCAGCGGCGGAAGCCTACAGGAAAACATTAGCTCGTACAAAAACTGGTTTTCAACCCTGGTATACCTTCAATCGGTTTTCTCAGGTCTAATAATTGGGAAGCTAGCCGAGGGAGAGCTAAGAGCAGGTTTGAAACACACCGCCATTCTTTTCGCTGTCGGATATCTTTCAGTCACATTCTTCCTATAA